A window of the Cystobacter fuscus genome harbors these coding sequences:
- the rnz gene encoding ribonuclease Z, translating to MSILRLTFLGTSAAQPTLHRNLSGLAVKANTDLLLFDCGEGSQRQMVRYGTGFSVDAVFFTHFHADHYLGIIGFLRTLGMMGRDGAVQLYGPPTARRLLNQAVHLGVESLSFPVEIHELRDGDTVQRRGYSVQAVAVDHRINALGYVLQEDERPGKFNLEKVKELGVPPGPLYGQLQRGEPVQLADGRTIRPEEVVGEPRPGRRLVISGDTRPCSALVKASREADLLIHESTFSDDEQARALETRHSTAREAAQVAREAGARRLILTHLSSRHDTDPSRLLTQAREEFKGPVEVAYDGLTVELPLRD from the coding sequence ATGTCCATCCTCAGGCTCACCTTCCTCGGCACCTCGGCCGCCCAGCCGACGTTGCACCGCAACCTCTCCGGACTCGCGGTGAAGGCCAACACGGATCTGCTCCTCTTCGACTGTGGCGAGGGCAGTCAACGGCAGATGGTGCGCTACGGCACCGGCTTCAGCGTGGACGCCGTCTTCTTCACCCACTTCCACGCGGACCACTACCTGGGCATCATCGGCTTTTTGCGCACGCTCGGGATGATGGGGCGCGACGGCGCCGTGCAGCTCTATGGGCCGCCCACCGCGCGCCGGCTCCTGAACCAGGCGGTACACCTGGGCGTGGAGTCCCTGTCCTTCCCGGTGGAGATCCACGAGCTGCGCGACGGCGACACCGTGCAGCGGCGTGGCTACTCGGTGCAGGCCGTGGCGGTGGATCACCGCATCAACGCGCTCGGCTACGTGCTGCAGGAGGACGAGCGCCCGGGGAAGTTCAACCTGGAGAAGGTGAAGGAGCTCGGGGTGCCGCCTGGGCCGCTCTATGGCCAGCTCCAGCGGGGCGAGCCGGTGCAGCTTGCCGACGGCCGCACCATCCGTCCCGAGGAGGTCGTCGGCGAGCCACGGCCCGGCCGGCGTCTGGTCATCTCCGGCGACACCCGCCCCTGCTCCGCCCTGGTGAAGGCCTCGCGGGAGGCGGATCTGCTCATCCACGAGTCCACCTTCTCCGATGACGAGCAGGCGCGGGCCCTGGAGACGCGACACTCGACGGCGCGCGAGGCGGCCCAGGTGGCGCGCGAGGCGGGCGCCCGGCGGCTCATCCTCACGCACCTGTCCAGCCGCCACGACACGGACCCATCCCGGCTGCTCACCCAGGCGCGCGAGGAGTTCAAGGGCCCCGTCGAGGTGGCCTACGACGGGCTCACCGTGGAGCTGCCCCTGCGCGACTGA
- a CDS encoding TetR/AcrR family transcriptional regulator → MARPADPHARAALIAAARVEFMKKGLKGARIEDITAACGLSKGAFYLHATSKEALFGEVLGEFMSALQGLIDQRREETERFFAEQGAVEARDVSERSARYERLLAMSAEGDLRTLELMWSYRDVMQVLMRGSQGTDFESLMWGFVDREVSRVAQEFRRLQSGRALRSDVPSEVIGSLIVGTYVLLAQRMSQMQEKPDLAAWANSIHLLIREGCVPRCDEAALVEPPRAPPPQPSTSSRRAPSRALSRTRSTPRSGS, encoded by the coding sequence ATGGCCCGTCCCGCGGATCCTCACGCCCGAGCAGCACTGATCGCCGCCGCCCGGGTGGAGTTCATGAAGAAGGGGCTGAAGGGCGCGCGCATCGAGGACATCACCGCCGCGTGCGGACTCTCGAAGGGCGCCTTCTATCTGCACGCCACGTCCAAGGAGGCCCTCTTCGGGGAGGTGCTCGGCGAGTTCATGTCCGCGCTGCAGGGCCTCATCGACCAGCGGCGCGAGGAGACGGAGCGGTTCTTCGCCGAGCAGGGAGCGGTGGAGGCGCGCGACGTGTCCGAGCGCTCCGCGCGCTACGAGCGCCTGCTGGCGATGAGCGCCGAGGGGGACCTGCGCACGCTCGAGCTGATGTGGTCCTACCGTGACGTGATGCAGGTGCTCATGCGCGGCAGCCAGGGCACGGACTTCGAGTCCTTGATGTGGGGCTTCGTGGACCGCGAGGTGTCGCGGGTGGCCCAGGAGTTCCGGCGCTTGCAGTCCGGCCGCGCGCTGCGCTCGGACGTGCCCTCCGAGGTCATCGGCTCGCTCATCGTCGGCACCTACGTGTTGCTGGCGCAGCGAATGAGCCAGATGCAGGAGAAGCCGGACCTGGCCGCCTGGGCCAACTCCATCCACCTGCTCATCCGCGAGGGCTGCGTGCCCCGGTGTGACGAGGCCGCCCTGGTGGAGCCGCCGCGTGCGCCGCCACCGCAGCCTTCGACTTCTTCGCGCCGGGCCCCGTCCCGCGCGCTTTCCCGCACTCGCAGTACCCCGAGGTCAGGATCGTGA
- a CDS encoding efflux RND transporter permease subunit encodes MFLSDVSIRRPVFTAMMSLCLIVLGVMGFSRLGTDLFPDVSIPVVVVNTIYKGAGPGEIETQVIKPIEDAVAGINGVDKIHSFSRENVGTVVVQFKLSTNLDRAVQEVRDKVSGVSNRLPSDADAPVIGRVDLSAVAVLTYAASAQADSRTVRKLIEDQLKPALAQLEGVADVRINGGDVREIQVDIDLDKARAVGVSPMDVGQRIGSENLDLPAGRLQLGSTELTVRSLGQFRSVEELRQLPVAQSRTGAQVRLEEIATVTDGAEERRTTTRLNGQDAVILEIVKQPGSNTVAVSDAVKAAMTKLVPTLGHEFKTTLLIDQSVPIRENAHEVWIALVFGGAMAVLIILMFLLDPRGTFISSLALPTSVIGTFFVMYLLNYSLNQMTLLALSLAIGLLIDDAVVVREAITHRLEQGEDPVSAASNGTKDVGLAVLATTLALVAVFVPVAFMPGMVGQFLQQFGITISVAVLISLFISFTLDPMLSARLAKQRQAGEHHQENALARSIRGFLDGSERVYSRILRWVLDHKWATMGITLVAMVLSFGAARSLGMEFMSPEDRSQFFVQLILPDSSNLEQTGKRVEQTEKLLREIPEVTDIYSIVGENGDVNKARIRVLTTEKHARTRGIQAIKEDARTRLVPELVATRVLMMDPPIIDGLGGDFYPIIVRVTGPDLSQLKVEAERIAGMLHDIPGTVDIRVDFNPPKPELAIEIDRARAKDLGLSAAALAMQMRLAIGGDVSAKLREGVDETDIRVRLSSRDRDTPERVSQLQLATPRGMVPVSDVAKVELRDGPSVIEHENRQKQIAVYAQLQDAPLGDVAAKFRQKVEAQPLPAGYSLIYDGQMKMLTEQNDAFGSAFILAFVFIYMVLASQFESFKHPFTIMVSLPLALVGALLGLYFGGFHVSMGAMIGIILLMGLVTKNAILLVDGALQYLREGATVDEALMKAGPRRLRPILMTSAAMAIGMVPTAIGQGVGSEFRAPMAIAVIGGVITSTFLTLLVVPVVFAAMERLGFSKRAPKPADAPVLPIPEPRQHSDQAA; translated from the coding sequence ATGTTCCTCAGCGACGTCTCCATCCGTCGGCCGGTCTTCACGGCCATGATGTCCCTCTGCCTCATCGTCCTCGGGGTGATGGGCTTTTCCCGGCTGGGCACCGACCTCTTCCCGGACGTGTCCATTCCGGTGGTGGTCGTCAATACGATCTACAAGGGCGCGGGCCCCGGGGAGATCGAGACCCAGGTCATCAAGCCCATCGAGGATGCCGTCGCGGGCATCAACGGCGTGGACAAGATCCACTCCTTCAGCCGCGAGAACGTGGGCACGGTGGTGGTGCAGTTCAAGCTGTCCACGAACCTGGACCGGGCGGTGCAGGAGGTGCGCGACAAGGTGTCGGGCGTGTCCAACCGGCTGCCCTCCGACGCGGACGCGCCGGTGATTGGCCGCGTGGACCTGTCGGCGGTGGCGGTGCTCACCTACGCGGCGAGCGCGCAGGCCGACTCGCGCACGGTGCGCAAGCTCATCGAGGACCAGCTCAAGCCGGCGCTCGCGCAGCTCGAGGGCGTGGCCGACGTGCGCATCAACGGTGGTGACGTGCGGGAGATCCAGGTGGACATCGACCTGGACAAGGCGCGCGCGGTGGGTGTGTCTCCCATGGACGTGGGCCAGCGCATCGGCTCGGAGAACCTGGACCTGCCCGCGGGTCGGTTGCAGCTCGGCTCCACGGAGCTGACGGTGCGCTCGCTCGGACAGTTCCGGAGCGTGGAGGAGCTGCGGCAGTTGCCGGTGGCCCAGAGCCGCACGGGAGCGCAGGTGCGGCTGGAGGAGATCGCCACCGTCACCGACGGCGCGGAGGAGCGGCGCACCACGACGCGCCTCAATGGCCAGGACGCGGTCATCCTGGAGATCGTCAAGCAGCCGGGCTCGAACACCGTGGCGGTGAGTGACGCGGTGAAGGCGGCGATGACGAAGCTCGTCCCCACGCTGGGCCACGAGTTCAAGACCACGCTGCTCATCGACCAGTCGGTGCCCATCCGCGAGAACGCCCACGAGGTGTGGATCGCCCTCGTGTTCGGTGGCGCGATGGCGGTGCTCATCATCCTGATGTTCCTGTTGGATCCGCGCGGCACCTTCATCTCGTCGCTGGCGTTGCCCACCTCGGTCATCGGCACGTTCTTCGTGATGTACCTGCTCAACTACTCGCTCAACCAGATGACGCTGCTGGCGCTCTCGCTCGCCATCGGTCTGCTCATCGACGACGCGGTGGTGGTGCGCGAGGCCATCACCCACCGGTTGGAGCAGGGGGAGGATCCGGTGTCCGCCGCGTCCAATGGAACCAAGGACGTGGGACTCGCGGTGCTCGCGACCACGCTCGCGCTGGTGGCGGTGTTCGTCCCGGTGGCCTTCATGCCCGGCATGGTGGGCCAGTTCCTCCAGCAGTTCGGCATCACCATCTCGGTGGCGGTGCTCATCTCGCTCTTCATCTCCTTCACGTTGGATCCGATGCTGTCCGCGCGGCTGGCGAAGCAGCGCCAGGCCGGCGAGCATCACCAGGAGAACGCCCTGGCGCGCTCCATCCGTGGCTTCCTGGATGGCAGCGAGCGCGTCTACTCGCGCATCCTCCGCTGGGTGTTGGACCACAAGTGGGCCACCATGGGCATCACCCTGGTGGCGATGGTGCTGTCCTTCGGGGCCGCGCGCAGCCTGGGTATGGAGTTCATGAGCCCGGAGGATCGCTCGCAGTTCTTCGTCCAGCTCATCCTGCCGGACTCCTCCAACCTGGAGCAGACGGGCAAGCGCGTGGAGCAGACGGAGAAGCTGCTGCGTGAGATCCCCGAGGTCACGGACATCTACTCCATCGTGGGAGAGAACGGCGACGTCAACAAGGCGCGCATCCGGGTGCTCACCACGGAGAAGCACGCGCGCACCCGGGGCATCCAGGCCATCAAGGAGGACGCGCGGACCCGGCTCGTTCCCGAGCTGGTGGCCACCCGCGTGCTGATGATGGATCCGCCCATCATCGATGGGCTCGGTGGTGACTTCTATCCCATCATCGTGCGCGTCACCGGCCCGGACCTGTCGCAGCTCAAGGTGGAGGCCGAGCGCATCGCGGGGATGCTGCACGACATTCCCGGCACGGTGGACATCCGCGTGGACTTCAACCCGCCCAAGCCCGAGCTGGCGATCGAGATCGACCGGGCGCGCGCCAAGGACCTGGGGTTGAGCGCCGCGGCGCTGGCCATGCAGATGCGGCTGGCCATTGGCGGTGACGTGTCGGCCAAGCTGCGCGAGGGCGTGGACGAGACGGACATCCGCGTGCGCCTGTCCTCGCGCGACCGCGACACGCCCGAGCGCGTGAGTCAGCTCCAGCTCGCCACGCCCCGGGGCATGGTGCCGGTGTCGGACGTGGCGAAGGTGGAGCTGCGCGACGGCCCGAGCGTCATCGAGCACGAGAACCGCCAGAAGCAGATCGCCGTCTATGCCCAGCTCCAGGACGCGCCCCTGGGCGACGTGGCGGCGAAGTTCCGTCAGAAGGTGGAGGCGCAGCCGCTGCCCGCGGGCTACTCGCTCATCTACGACGGGCAGATGAAGATGCTCACCGAGCAGAACGACGCCTTCGGCTCGGCGTTCATCCTGGCCTTCGTCTTCATCTACATGGTGCTCGCCAGCCAGTTCGAGTCCTTCAAGCATCCCTTCACCATCATGGTGTCGCTGCCGCTGGCGCTGGTGGGCGCGCTGCTGGGCCTGTACTTCGGCGGCTTCCACGTCTCCATGGGCGCCATGATTGGCATCATCCTGCTGATGGGCCTGGTGACGAAGAACGCCATCCTCCTGGTGGACGGCGCGCTGCAGTACCTGCGCGAGGGCGCCACGGTGGACGAGGCGCTCATGAAGGCGGGGCCACGCCGGCTGCGTCCCATCCTCATGACGAGCGCCGCCATGGCCATCGGCATGGTGCCCACCGCCATCGGTCAGGGCGTGGGCTCCGAGTTCCGCGCCCCCATGGCCATCGCGGTCATCGGCGGCGTCATCACCTCCACCTTCCTCACGCTGTTGGTGGTCCCCGTGGTCTTCGCGGCCATGGAGCGCCTGGGCTTCTCCAAGCGCGCTCCGAAGCCGGCCGACGCCCCGGTCCTCCCCATTCCCGAGCCGAGGCAGCACAGCGACCAGGCCGCCTGA
- a CDS encoding cold-shock protein, with amino-acid sequence MATGVVKWFNDAKGFGFITQDGGGEDVFCHHTAIQAEGFRSLQEGQRVSFDVTRGPKGLQAQNVRPV; translated from the coding sequence ATGGCAACCGGTGTGGTCAAGTGGTTCAATGACGCGAAGGGCTTCGGGTTCATCACGCAGGACGGCGGTGGCGAGGACGTGTTCTGCCACCACACCGCCATCCAGGCGGAAGGCTTCCGCAGCCTGCAGGAGGGCCAGCGGGTGTCGTTCGATGTGACGCGCGGCCCCAAGGGCCTGCAGGCGCAGAACGTGCGTCCGGTCTGA
- a CDS encoding DUF2293 domain-containing protein, with protein MSDSLTVSPTSDPRRVRAADGSVLTVPAGWALLPPGDAGLTRRVKAAGPSWTVVEKKGRKIFSRGVWAPEAHITAAQAALEAERATPAYARRREADVRRREREQSEYEVDFANAVLRFLAFAPSFMPQAKLLAVAVSAHATPVGSGTVARTERIPIERRAEAAVIAWMRHQTTAYDNLSIARVKGARREVRRELAEVSRAVLDLHRREGSHPVAACPLCKALARLGPGQPS; from the coding sequence ATGAGCGACTCCCTGACCGTGTCCCCCACGAGCGACCCGCGCCGCGTGCGCGCGGCCGATGGCTCCGTCCTCACCGTGCCCGCTGGCTGGGCCCTGCTGCCCCCGGGCGACGCGGGCCTCACGCGCCGGGTGAAGGCCGCCGGTCCGAGCTGGACGGTGGTGGAGAAGAAGGGCCGGAAGATTTTCTCCCGCGGCGTCTGGGCGCCCGAGGCCCACATCACCGCCGCCCAGGCGGCCCTGGAGGCCGAGCGCGCCACCCCGGCCTATGCCCGCCGCCGCGAGGCCGACGTGCGCCGCCGCGAGCGCGAGCAGTCGGAGTACGAGGTGGACTTCGCCAACGCGGTGCTGCGCTTCCTCGCCTTCGCGCCCTCCTTCATGCCCCAGGCGAAGTTGCTGGCGGTGGCGGTGTCCGCGCATGCCACGCCCGTGGGCAGCGGCACCGTGGCGCGCACCGAGCGCATCCCCATCGAGCGGCGCGCCGAGGCGGCCGTCATCGCGTGGATGCGCCACCAGACGACGGCCTACGACAACCTCTCCATCGCCCGGGTGAAGGGGGCGCGGCGCGAGGTGCGCCGGGAGCTCGCCGAGGTGTCGCGCGCGGTGTTGGACCTGCATCGCCGCGAGGGCAGTCACCCGGTGGCCGCGTGCCCGCTGTGCAAGGCGCTCGCGCGGCTCGGTCCGGGTCAGCCCTCATAG
- a CDS encoding DUF99 family protein, which yields MTPRLPPLPRVVGFDDAPFARRVGARVCLAGVVCAGTRFEGLVWGQVRRDGWTATDEVCRLLVGGKFLPQLHLVLLDGLAFGGFNLVDLPRLAHTLGKPCVAVMRRPPDLDAVERALRHLSRPQARLQLLRRAGPIHQRGGFTFQVQGAEPEWVEEALQRLTDTGRVPEALRLAHLIGSAVMTGESTRRA from the coding sequence ATGACTCCGCGTCTGCCGCCCCTGCCCCGAGTCGTGGGATTCGACGATGCCCCCTTCGCGCGGCGCGTGGGTGCGCGTGTCTGTCTCGCGGGCGTGGTGTGCGCGGGGACGCGCTTCGAGGGACTCGTCTGGGGCCAGGTGCGGCGCGACGGGTGGACGGCGACGGATGAAGTGTGCCGGCTGCTGGTGGGCGGCAAGTTCCTGCCCCAGCTCCACCTGGTGCTGCTGGATGGGCTCGCCTTCGGCGGCTTCAACCTGGTGGACCTGCCCCGCCTGGCGCACACGCTCGGCAAACCCTGCGTGGCGGTGATGCGGCGACCGCCAGACCTGGACGCCGTGGAGCGGGCGCTGCGACACCTGTCGCGACCCCAGGCGCGTCTGCAATTGCTGCGGCGCGCGGGTCCCATCCATCAGCGCGGCGGCTTCACCTTCCAGGTCCAGGGCGCGGAGCCCGAGTGGGTGGAGGAAGCACTCCAGCGCCTCACGGACACCGGCCGCGTGCCGGAAGCACTGCGGCTGGCCCACCTCATCGGCTCGGCGGTGATGACCGGGGAGAGCACCCGGCGCGCCTGA
- a CDS encoding TolC family protein, with product MSIRRSAGSLRRPLSLLLLASLSPLGALAQTPSDAPTQQQPSAPPAAGESPAPGTLRTATLRETLILAAKQSPDVVAARAQAAVAAAGVNRAWTAWQPELTVSAQFVHSSAPAQFDLGSIIQLMGGVFALQPVNPQIIPGPVVITAENSRYATVQISQPLFTPAGAFLIGPARAGAQAAELGALEAREQVLLAVARTYLGLQGIVQLTAAAREAEAVALQREAESKAQLDVGMTVEAALLRAQTETAQARVQLAQLSGQYTQLLALLGALVGEPVQPVPLENSDTSWRIPSEDQRPWEDTYAVRSAELAVRANEGKVTYDRFSWLPSVVAQGRGLYNSNTGFTGQNTSYELSVAASLPLYDRGQRYAALHEDEARLAQSRAQYESARARAHANWVAAQANLEAARVALTQAESQAQLAARVQQQVAAGYKAGVATSLEMSDADNRRFLAASSAAQARSQLEVRRVELAAAAGRIAASLEPDDAAPSPR from the coding sequence ATGTCCATCCGACGCTCCGCCGGCTCCCTCCGGCGCCCCCTCTCCCTGTTGCTGCTGGCCTCCCTGTCTCCGCTCGGCGCGCTCGCCCAGACGCCTTCGGACGCGCCCACCCAGCAGCAGCCCTCCGCCCCGCCCGCCGCCGGGGAGTCCCCCGCTCCGGGCACGTTGCGCACCGCGACGCTGCGCGAGACGCTCATTCTCGCCGCGAAGCAGAGCCCGGACGTGGTCGCCGCCCGGGCCCAGGCCGCCGTGGCCGCCGCGGGCGTCAACCGCGCCTGGACGGCATGGCAGCCCGAGCTGACGGTCAGCGCGCAGTTCGTCCACTCCAGTGCTCCGGCGCAGTTCGACCTGGGCTCCATCATCCAGTTGATGGGAGGCGTCTTCGCGCTTCAGCCCGTCAACCCGCAGATCATCCCGGGCCCCGTGGTCATCACCGCGGAGAACTCGCGCTACGCGACGGTGCAGATCTCCCAGCCGCTCTTCACTCCCGCGGGGGCCTTCCTCATCGGTCCGGCCAGGGCGGGCGCGCAGGCGGCCGAGTTGGGAGCCCTCGAGGCGCGTGAGCAGGTGTTGCTGGCGGTGGCGCGCACGTACCTGGGCTTGCAGGGAATCGTCCAGCTCACGGCGGCGGCGCGCGAGGCGGAGGCGGTGGCGCTCCAGCGCGAGGCCGAGTCCAAGGCGCAGCTCGACGTGGGCATGACGGTGGAGGCGGCGCTCCTGCGGGCCCAGACGGAGACGGCCCAGGCGCGCGTGCAACTGGCGCAGCTGTCCGGCCAGTACACGCAACTGCTCGCGCTCCTGGGCGCCCTGGTGGGCGAGCCCGTGCAGCCGGTGCCGCTCGAGAACTCCGACACCTCCTGGCGGATTCCCTCCGAGGACCAGCGGCCCTGGGAGGACACCTACGCGGTGCGCTCGGCGGAGCTGGCGGTGCGCGCCAACGAGGGCAAGGTGACGTATGACCGCTTCTCGTGGCTGCCGAGCGTCGTCGCCCAGGGCCGGGGCCTCTACAACTCCAACACGGGCTTCACCGGGCAGAACACCTCCTACGAGCTGTCCGTCGCGGCCAGCCTGCCGCTGTACGACCGGGGCCAGCGCTACGCGGCCCTGCACGAGGACGAGGCGCGTCTGGCCCAGTCCCGGGCGCAGTACGAGTCGGCGCGGGCCCGCGCTCACGCCAACTGGGTGGCGGCCCAGGCCAACCTGGAGGCCGCGCGGGTGGCGCTGACCCAGGCCGAGTCCCAGGCGCAGCTCGCCGCCCGGGTGCAGCAGCAGGTGGCCGCCGGCTACAAGGCCGGCGTGGCCACCAGCCTGGAGATGTCGGACGCGGACAACCGCCGCTTCCTCGCCGCCAGCAGCGCGGCCCAGGCCCGCTCCCAGTTGGAGGTGCGCCGCGTGGAGCTGGCGGCCGCCGCGGGCCGCATCGCCGCCTCGCTCGAGCCGGACGACGCCGCCCCCTCGCCCCGGTGA
- a CDS encoding DUF2381 family protein produces the protein MLTSSPAVLLLLALLAEVSATTQPALPSCEASPHRLELSAAPTDKALEVCISPDLPTTFRFDSPLPPGAVELQERERFEDVSTGTRSITVIPLEGLRSGERLKLVVRFADGAAPASATFELVGHPARAVRQVEVFRNRRTVEDYQEEVQEKEARIRQLQTELVRTQAEGSGLGITGLFASGLLRVDAKNGQGVLAKDLTSVITMPSANTLPARTVISYRSTTMRREKDEDVMRVAVAMTMDNPGTAPWTARDAALLVGKGQDVKEAKVWQPAPISPGGSDLVMVETELLAHEARGTFTLKLWDENGGRLVTLSGVTFP, from the coding sequence GTGCTCACCTCGTCCCCCGCCGTGCTCTTGCTCCTGGCGCTCCTCGCGGAGGTCAGCGCTACCACGCAGCCAGCTCTCCCGAGCTGTGAGGCGTCGCCACACCGGCTCGAGCTGTCGGCGGCTCCCACCGACAAGGCGCTGGAGGTGTGCATCAGCCCCGACCTTCCCACCACCTTCCGGTTCGACTCGCCGCTGCCACCGGGTGCGGTGGAGTTGCAAGAGCGCGAGCGTTTCGAGGACGTGTCCACGGGGACGCGAAGCATCACCGTCATCCCCCTGGAAGGACTCCGGTCCGGGGAACGGCTCAAACTGGTGGTGCGCTTCGCGGATGGTGCCGCCCCAGCGAGTGCTACCTTCGAACTGGTGGGCCACCCGGCTCGGGCCGTGCGGCAGGTGGAAGTCTTCCGCAATCGGCGCACCGTCGAGGACTACCAGGAGGAGGTACAGGAGAAGGAAGCCCGAATCCGGCAGCTTCAAACGGAGTTGGTGCGGACGCAGGCGGAAGGAAGCGGGCTGGGCATCACGGGGCTGTTCGCCAGCGGGCTGTTGAGGGTGGACGCGAAGAACGGGCAAGGCGTCCTGGCCAAAGACCTCACGAGTGTCATCACCATGCCCTCGGCCAACACGCTCCCCGCGAGAACCGTCATCAGCTACCGCTCCACCACCATGCGCCGGGAAAAAGACGAAGACGTGATGCGGGTGGCCGTGGCGATGACCATGGACAACCCCGGCACGGCCCCCTGGACGGCCAGGGATGCGGCACTGCTGGTGGGAAAAGGCCAGGACGTGAAGGAGGCGAAGGTGTGGCAGCCCGCGCCCATTTCGCCGGGAGGGTCGGACCTCGTGATGGTGGAGACGGAGTTGCTGGCTCACGAGGCGCGGGGCACCTTCACCCTCAAGCTGTGGGACGAGAACGGAGGCCGGCTTGTCACCCTGAGCGGAGTGACCTTCCCGTGA
- a CDS encoding YkgJ family cysteine cluster protein, which yields MKDGPLRRSIKRLARLRYDFDLAVTRLLLRARGEPRYRLTGACNGCGRCCEAPTLAVSRPVLFLRSLRWLVLTWHRLVNGFEYAGEDRRHKLFVFRCTHYDPTTKQCDSYDSRPGMCRDYPRNLAFEALPEFFPECGYSAVYKKAEPLRQALKNSNLSPEKYEELVRKLHLRE from the coding sequence ATGAAGGACGGGCCCCTTCGTCGGAGCATCAAACGCCTCGCGCGGCTGCGCTATGACTTCGACCTCGCCGTCACGCGACTGCTCCTGCGCGCCCGGGGAGAGCCGCGCTACCGGCTGACGGGCGCGTGCAACGGCTGTGGCCGCTGCTGTGAAGCGCCCACCCTCGCCGTGAGCCGGCCGGTCCTCTTCCTGCGCTCGCTGCGCTGGCTCGTGCTCACCTGGCACCGGCTCGTCAACGGCTTCGAGTACGCGGGCGAGGACCGCCGGCACAAGCTCTTCGTCTTCCGCTGCACGCACTACGACCCCACGACGAAGCAGTGCGACTCCTACGACAGCCGGCCGGGGATGTGCCGCGACTACCCGCGCAACCTCGCCTTCGAGGCCCTGCCGGAGTTCTTCCCGGAATGCGGCTACTCGGCCGTCTACAAGAAGGCCGAGCCGCTGCGCCAGGCGCTCAAGAACAGCAACCTGTCGCCGGAGAAGTACGAGGAGCTGGTGCGCAAGCTGCACCTGCGCGAGTAG
- a CDS encoding efflux RND transporter periplasmic adaptor subunit, whose amino-acid sequence MKLFRTPLVAGLAAVGMVAASLSLSGCRADAAQTPATPAATPGLQSVTLAAPRAVRSTPREEVTGTLFPSQALQVGFEVGGRLEKVRVKKGQTVQEGQTLGQLNPEISDAQLAQAQASVAAAEVSAAMATDVAERNAKLQQQGNVSDLQNRTSSTQARQAEAQLLAARAQLAQAQAGRRRHDLKAPFAGTVTDAPEQVGAIVGPGVALFSLENVGTLLLKTTVAESTRARLKPGTRVRVEVIGGSTFTDEAVIRTVIPSADPATRRIPVDILVPNKDGRFVANTLARVVLPLGEAEEAHALPTSALSSSGGDHVFVVTPSGEVRRVDVQVLERGVREVVVKAAAPLDKVVEYLTPSLAEGTRVSVK is encoded by the coding sequence GTGAAACTCTTCAGGACGCCGCTCGTCGCCGGGCTCGCCGCCGTGGGCATGGTCGCCGCCTCGTTGTCCCTCTCGGGCTGCCGCGCGGACGCGGCCCAGACGCCCGCGACTCCGGCCGCCACGCCGGGCCTCCAGTCGGTGACGCTCGCCGCGCCGCGCGCCGTGCGCAGCACGCCTCGCGAGGAGGTGACGGGGACGCTCTTCCCCTCCCAGGCGTTGCAGGTGGGCTTCGAGGTGGGAGGCCGGCTGGAGAAGGTGCGGGTGAAGAAGGGCCAGACGGTGCAGGAGGGCCAGACGCTCGGTCAGCTCAACCCGGAGATCTCCGATGCCCAGCTCGCCCAGGCGCAGGCCTCGGTGGCGGCCGCCGAGGTGAGCGCCGCCATGGCCACGGACGTGGCCGAGCGCAACGCGAAGCTGCAGCAGCAGGGCAACGTGAGCGACCTGCAGAACCGCACCTCCAGCACCCAGGCGCGTCAGGCCGAGGCGCAGTTGCTCGCCGCCCGCGCGCAGCTCGCCCAGGCGCAGGCGGGCCGCCGCCGGCATGACCTCAAGGCGCCCTTCGCCGGCACCGTCACCGACGCGCCCGAGCAGGTGGGCGCCATCGTGGGTCCGGGCGTGGCGCTCTTCTCCCTGGAGAACGTGGGCACGCTGCTGCTCAAGACGACGGTGGCCGAGTCCACGCGCGCGCGCCTCAAGCCGGGCACCCGCGTGCGCGTGGAGGTCATCGGCGGCAGCACCTTCACGGACGAGGCCGTCATCCGCACCGTCATCCCCTCGGCGGACCCGGCCACGCGCCGCATCCCGGTGGACATCCTCGTGCCGAACAAGGACGGCCGCTTCGTGGCCAACACCCTGGCGCGCGTCGTGCTGCCGCTGGGCGAGGCGGAGGAGGCCCATGCCCTGCCGACGAGCGCGCTGTCCTCCTCCGGGGGAGACCACGTGTTCGTGGTGACGCCCTCGGGCGAGGTGCGCCGCGTGGACGTCCAGGTGCTCGAGCGCGGGGTGCGCGAGGTGGTGGTGAAGGCCGCCGCGCCGCTGGACAAGGTCGTCGAATACCTCACGCCTTCCCTCGCCGAGGGGACGCGCGTCTCCGTGAAGTAG